A window of Chrysemys picta bellii isolate R12L10 unplaced genomic scaffold, ASM1138683v2 scaf2305, whole genome shotgun sequence genomic DNA:
CCTTGCAGTCAATGCTGACCCAAATGccccagcagaatgtattttctgtgtggAAAAAAATTCTGGTGGCACACGAATTCTGTGCATTACAGTGCCacggaattccccaggagtacCCCTTGGAGTCGGGGATGACCCAAATGCCCCAGCACGGTGCTGTGCTGCAGTGAATGCTGGATTTCACATTAGAAACAACCAACTCATTGGCCCTGCTTCTCACTGAACATCCCCAAGCACTTTCTCTCATCACTGGGGTATGTTTCCCCAGTCACCTGGCCAAACACTCTCTTCAGTTATTCCATTCTGCCCCATCATCTAAAATCCACTCATATTTTTATTGGACACACGATTCCTGAATCACTTCCTGGtacccagctgccccaccccagaggtggctgcagttgAGCAATCACGGCCGTTCTGTCCCTAAAGCTCTTATGCTGTTTAACCAACTGGGTGTCTGTTTCCAAACACCTTGGCTCCTCCCCAACAGTCCCACCCGGCCGgaccagatccccctccccctgtgtgtGCACAGCCTCATGAGGACACAGATTTGAGGATAAATAAGCCCCAGTGGTTGCTCCCTTGCTGTTATTCTCAGCATTGGAGGCTTCCCGTTTGCTCCAGCATCCTCCGTTCACCTTCGTGCTGAACCGAGAGACACGACTCTGAGTGTGCCCAGGAGAAGGGCAGGTGAGTCTGTGCTACCCAGGGCCCCACTGCCTCCGAGCTAGGGACAGAGGGGTCCAGGGAGTGAATGAAGGGGAAGAACAGCGGGAATTGGGATCAATCTAAATAATTACCCATCTACTACCATTTCCACAGACGCCACTCttagagctggggagggaaacCAGGAGTAcagactcccagccccctctcctcccccactctaGTCCACTAGATCCCACTGCCCTCTTAGAGATAGGGTCAGctggtggaactctttgccagacgatgttgtgaaggccaagactataactgttttcaaaaaagaactagataagttcatggaagacagATCCACCAATGACTATTAGcaaggatgggaagggatggtgtccctatcctctgtttgccataaTCTggagtgggcaacaggggatagatcacttgattatcacctgttctgttcattccctctggggcacctgcaattggccactgtgggaagacaggacactgggccagatggacctttggtctgacctagtctggctgttcttatgttcttatggttgaTGCTGATCAGGGAgctcagcagggagctggagcatGAACAGAAAAGACCAGGGGGCTGTATTTCTTAACGGGGATCTAGGCTGATGTAGGGAGCTACCTCCTGCTGTCTGGATTTAGGTGGCTGGGCCTGGAAGGGAGCCAGTGCCCTCTAGAAGGGAAAAACCCCAGATCCCGTTTCCTATAACtccctcctggggggggggtttcccttCCAGCTGCTGCAATGCTGGGACTtctccctgcactcccctgcctgctcctcctctccctgccggGCTTCAACTCTGGCTCCGATGACGACGGCACCGTGGTGCTCACCACCAGTGGCCCCATCCGGGGCAAGCGCCTCCAGGCAGGCTCCAGCACAGTGATGTCCTTCCTGGGCATCCCCTATGCCGAGCCCCCCGTGGGGACCTTGCGCTTCCAGAAACCACTTCCCCACCAGCCCTGGAGTCACGTCCTGGAGACCACCAGCTTCGGCAATGTCTGCCACCAGCATCCAATTCCTACTTACCCTGAGGACGAATTATTCACACCCACAAGGCCACAGTCTGAGGACTGCCTCTTCCTCAATATCTGGGTGCCCCATCCCCGGCCCCCTGCACCGGCCCCAATCCTCATCTGGATCCACGGTGGTGGGTTCTTCTCAGGTGCAGCCTCCCTCAAGATCTATGACGGGCGCTTCTTAGCCGCCACTGAGAACGTGATCGTGGCCTCCATGAACTAccggctgggggcgctgggcttCCTGTCTCTGCCCCCGGCCGCCCCGGGGAATGCCGGCCTGTGGGACCAGCGCCTGGCGCTGCGCTGGCTGCGGGATAATGCAGCCGCCTTTGGAGGGGAGCCAGCCCATGTGATGCTTTACGGCCTTGGCTCTGGGGCTGCATCAGTCGGCTTCCACCTCCTCTCCCCGGGGAGCCGGCCCCTTTTCACCCGCGCCATGCTGCAGAGCGGATCCCCGACAGCACCCTGGGCTTGGATTTCGCTTGAGGAGGccaaggagagaggccagaggcTGGGCCAGCTGCTGGGCTGCACCGATAGCGATGACATGGCCTTGGTGGGCTgcctgcaggggaaggaacctggggagttccccaaacACGAGTTCTCCGTCTTGCGCcacagggagctgctggggctgcccTTTGTGCCGACAACAGATGGGGATTTCCTGCCTGATTCACCATCAAGACTCCTGCAGGCTAAGCAGAGCCAGCCTATACCCATTGCAGCTGGTTTCACTGCCAACGAAGGCTCCTACCTAATACTCTTTGGTGCC
This region includes:
- the LOC135980235 gene encoding acetylcholinesterase-like, whose translation is MLGLLPALPCLLLLSLPGFNSGSDDDGTVVLTTSGPIRGKRLQAGSSTVMSFLGIPYAEPPVGTLRFQKPLPHQPWSHVLETTSFGNVCHQHPIPTYPEDELFTPTRPQSEDCLFLNIWVPHPRPPAPAPILIWIHGGGFFSGAASLKIYDGRFLAATENVIVASMNYRLGALGFLSLPPAAPGNAGLWDQRLALRWLRDNAAAFGGEPAHVMLYGLGSGAASVGFHLLSPGSRPLFTRAMLQSGSPTAPWAWISLEEAKERGQRLGQLLGCTDSDDMALVGCLQGKEPGEFPKHEFSVLRHRELLGLPFVPTTDGDFLPDSPSRLLQAKQSQPIPIAAGFTANEGSYLILFGAPTLHLQNASNVGMEELLQVLKLIVPGAPEEAVQAVAWWYSQEGEKQGKAQYRWAMEQIAGDYAIVCPVAELARRGAEAGNPMFAYSFNQRPSGLSTTEWTGVPHGSELPYQFGTLWSLAGANSTHTEAEEVLSHTMMQWTAEFARTG